The following coding sequences lie in one Mesorhizobium sp. NZP2298 genomic window:
- the guaA gene encoding glutamine-hydrolyzing GMP synthase has protein sequence MTTANHPDTVLIVDFGSQFTQLIARRIREAGVFSEIVPFQSAEAAFKRINPKAVILSGGPASTSDIGSPRAPQIVFDAGVPVLGICYGQMAMCVQMGGVAESSNHREFGRAFVEIEKDSPLFEGLWATGQRHQVWMSHGDRVIALPPGFQVFGKSESSPFAIFGNVERRMYGIMFHPEVVHTPDGARLLRNFVHNIAGIEGDWTMRAYREHAVEAIRKQVGKGKVICALSGGVDSSVAALLIHEAVGDQLTCILVDHGLMRKDEAAGVVAMFRQHYNLPLILVDASEKFISALEGEVDPEKKRKTIGRLFIEVFEEEAKKLGGADFLAQGTLYPDVIESVSFTGGPSVTIKSHHNVGGLPERMNMKLVEPLRELFKDEVRALGKELGLPESFIGRHPFPGPGLAIRCPGGITREKLEILREADAIYLDEIRKAGLYDAIWQAFAVLLPVQTVGVMGDGRTYEFVCALRAVTSVDGMTADFYHYDMAFLGAAATRIINEVRGINRVVYDVTSKPPGTIEWE, from the coding sequence TCCGCGAGGCCGGCGTGTTTTCCGAGATCGTGCCGTTCCAGTCGGCCGAAGCCGCGTTCAAGCGCATCAATCCCAAAGCCGTGATCCTGTCCGGCGGTCCGGCCTCGACATCGGATATCGGCAGCCCGCGCGCGCCGCAGATCGTCTTCGATGCCGGCGTGCCGGTGCTTGGCATCTGCTACGGCCAGATGGCGATGTGCGTGCAGATGGGCGGTGTCGCCGAAAGCTCCAACCATCGCGAATTCGGCCGCGCCTTCGTCGAGATCGAGAAGGACAGCCCGCTGTTCGAGGGCCTGTGGGCGACGGGCCAGCGGCATCAGGTCTGGATGAGCCATGGCGACCGCGTCATCGCCCTGCCGCCGGGTTTTCAGGTCTTCGGCAAGTCGGAAAGTTCGCCCTTCGCCATCTTCGGCAATGTCGAGCGCCGCATGTACGGCATCATGTTCCATCCCGAGGTGGTGCATACGCCCGACGGCGCGAGGCTGCTCAGGAACTTCGTCCATAACATCGCCGGCATCGAGGGCGACTGGACGATGCGCGCCTACCGCGAGCACGCGGTCGAGGCGATCCGCAAGCAGGTTGGCAAGGGCAAGGTCATCTGCGCGCTGTCGGGCGGCGTGGACTCCTCGGTCGCGGCGCTGCTGATCCACGAAGCGGTCGGCGACCAGCTCACCTGCATACTCGTCGACCACGGCCTGATGCGCAAGGACGAGGCGGCAGGCGTGGTGGCGATGTTCCGCCAACACTACAATCTGCCGCTGATCCTGGTCGATGCCTCGGAAAAATTCATCTCGGCGCTGGAAGGCGAGGTCGACCCCGAGAAGAAGCGCAAGACCATCGGCCGGCTGTTCATCGAAGTATTCGAGGAAGAGGCCAAGAAACTTGGCGGCGCCGACTTCCTGGCGCAAGGCACGCTCTATCCCGACGTCATCGAAAGCGTCTCCTTCACCGGTGGTCCGTCGGTGACCATCAAGTCGCACCACAATGTCGGCGGCCTGCCCGAGCGCATGAACATGAAGCTGGTCGAGCCGCTGCGCGAACTGTTCAAGGACGAGGTGAGGGCGCTCGGCAAGGAACTCGGCCTGCCCGAGAGCTTCATCGGCCGCCATCCGTTCCCGGGTCCGGGCCTTGCCATCCGTTGCCCGGGCGGCATCACGCGCGAAAAGCTCGAGATCCTGCGCGAAGCCGACGCCATCTATCTCGACGAGATCCGCAAGGCTGGCCTCTACGATGCCATCTGGCAGGCCTTTGCCGTGCTGCTGCCGGTGCAGACCGTCGGCGTGATGGGCGACGGCCGCACCTACGAATTCGTCTGCGCGCTGCGCGCCGTCACCTCGGTCGACGGCATGACGGCGGACTTCTATCACTATGACATGGCCTTCCTGGGCGCCGCCGCCACGCGCATCATCAACGAGGTCCGCGGCATCAACCGCGTCGTCTACGACGTGACGTCGAAGCCGCCTGGTACGATCGAGTGGGAATGA
- a CDS encoding tyrosine-type recombinase/integrase has translation MLTDAALKALKPKEKVYKIVDRDGMYVRVMPSGAISFRLDYRLNGRRETVYLGRYGRDGISLSLAREKCLDAKRVIGEGRSPAIEKQRDKRRLKEAKSFGEFGEKWLTAAAMADSTRAMRRAIFERELLPVWRNRLLPEITPDDLRVLCGSIVERGAPATAIHVRDIVKQIYGFAILHGEKVANPADEVGPASIATFVPKDRSLSPSEIRVMLKQLEYIPTLPTIRLGMRLYLLTMVRKSELQEAVWDEVDFENAVWTIPKERMKRSKAHNVYLSRQALDIMIALKTCAGNSRYLLPSRYDADAPMSRATFNRITYAVVERAKANGLPLEPFTVHDLRRTGSTLLNELGFNSDWIEKCLAHEDGRSSRGVYNKAEYEMQRRHMMQEWSDIIDAWVGGKKFVPTLIPPMMPLLEPDPAL, from the coding sequence ATGTTGACGGACGCCGCCCTTAAGGCGCTGAAACCAAAGGAGAAAGTCTACAAAATTGTGGACCGTGATGGCATGTATGTCCGCGTCATGCCCAGCGGCGCGATCTCGTTTCGGCTGGATTACAGGCTTAACGGGCGCCGCGAGACGGTCTATCTAGGCAGGTATGGGCGCGACGGGATATCGCTTTCATTGGCTCGAGAGAAATGTCTCGACGCGAAGCGCGTCATTGGCGAGGGACGGTCGCCGGCAATCGAGAAGCAGCGCGACAAGCGCCGCCTGAAAGAGGCGAAGAGTTTTGGCGAGTTCGGGGAAAAATGGCTCACAGCCGCGGCGATGGCTGATAGCACGCGCGCCATGCGACGCGCCATTTTTGAACGGGAGCTTCTTCCGGTCTGGCGCAATCGCCTCCTGCCGGAAATTACCCCGGACGACCTAAGGGTCCTCTGTGGCAGCATCGTCGAACGTGGTGCTCCCGCGACAGCCATTCACGTACGAGATATCGTGAAACAGATTTACGGCTTTGCTATCCTGCATGGAGAGAAAGTCGCCAACCCTGCTGATGAAGTCGGACCCGCATCAATTGCGACTTTCGTGCCAAAGGACCGCTCGCTCTCACCTTCCGAAATTCGCGTAATGCTGAAGCAGCTAGAGTACATCCCCACACTTCCTACGATCCGTTTGGGAATGCGGCTTTATCTGCTCACTATGGTGCGCAAGAGCGAGCTGCAGGAGGCGGTGTGGGACGAAGTCGATTTTGAAAATGCGGTCTGGACGATCCCGAAGGAACGCATGAAGCGGTCGAAGGCACACAACGTCTACCTGTCACGCCAAGCGCTCGACATCATGATTGCCTTGAAGACCTGTGCGGGAAATTCCAGATACCTTCTTCCATCGCGGTACGATGCGGACGCCCCGATGTCGCGCGCTACATTTAATCGGATCACTTACGCAGTCGTTGAACGGGCGAAGGCGAACGGACTGCCTCTGGAGCCGTTTACGGTTCACGACCTGCGGCGAACGGGCTCGACCCTGTTGAATGAACTTGGCTTCAACAGCGATTGGATCGAGAAATGCCTGGCCCACGAGGATGGCCGGTCGTCGCGTGGTGTCTACAACAAGGCCGAATATGAAATGCAGCGCCGCCACATGATGCAGGAATGGTCAGACATCATCGATGCCTGGGTCGGCGGCAAGAAGTTCGTTCCGACGCTTATCCCGCCTATGATGCCGCTCCTGGAGCCTGATCCGGCTCTCTGA
- a CDS encoding helix-turn-helix transcriptional regulator, with product MVPLADSTIYEMEQRGEFPRRFALTPRCVVWDLGEIQAWLAARRAKPILRAPKPDVKQRRTRPLREPDQAPGAAS from the coding sequence ATGGTGCCGCTTGCAGACAGTACGATTTACGAAATGGAACAGCGTGGCGAATTTCCGCGACGCTTCGCCTTGACCCCAAGATGCGTTGTTTGGGATCTGGGCGAGATTCAAGCATGGTTGGCTGCGCGCCGCGCAAAACCAATTCTCCGCGCCCCCAAACCGGACGTTAAGCAGCGCCGAACCCGGCCGCTCAGAGAGCCGGATCAGGCTCCAGGAGCGGCATCATAG